One segment of Anatilimnocola aggregata DNA contains the following:
- a CDS encoding tyrosine-type recombinase/integrase translates to MSTTKLTTSQTNQSRRRAHGSAWHWQQTDAWYFTPPGTKRRVALLDSTGKRIKGKSNKQAAELALARLKSRADWKPSPEEAVEPKPAILVATVCSDYVQHCLTRVRGKHLGTESGDHVRRTLNDLASYCGALPIEQLQKGHLEHWVEAHPNWRSPVTKRNVLTAVLAAFEFASDSYGVVNPLRGFPKPPPRPRLQSLSSDDEQALYGATDKPFRDFLFAAIHTGLRPFCELAKLRVCDVELQSGGMLWRVYSTKTKKARKIPVRSEVAKLVMWRVGTAAKDAPLLPNPQGRPWNKVTGRMRFSKMRKDLGWDTDPVRKGYSCYTCRHTFAHRLLSGYWNNGAGCTIETLAELMGNTPQVAFAHYGREWGKHYQDPLWAAIGCSRVLD, encoded by the coding sequence ATGAGCACGACAAAGTTGACTACAAGCCAAACGAATCAATCTCGACGACGGGCACATGGGTCAGCCTGGCATTGGCAGCAGACCGACGCATGGTACTTTACGCCTCCTGGGACGAAACGTCGGGTAGCGTTGCTCGATTCCACGGGCAAACGAATCAAGGGGAAATCGAACAAGCAGGCAGCAGAGTTAGCATTAGCTCGATTGAAATCGCGAGCGGATTGGAAACCATCACCCGAGGAAGCGGTTGAGCCGAAACCAGCAATACTCGTCGCCACGGTGTGTTCGGATTACGTCCAGCACTGCTTGACGAGAGTAAGAGGCAAGCATCTCGGAACAGAAAGCGGCGATCATGTTCGCCGGACCCTCAACGATCTCGCGAGTTACTGCGGCGCGTTGCCTATCGAACAGCTTCAAAAGGGGCATCTCGAACACTGGGTCGAAGCTCATCCGAACTGGCGATCTCCAGTGACCAAGCGAAACGTACTCACGGCCGTGTTGGCCGCGTTTGAATTCGCTAGCGATAGTTATGGAGTGGTAAACCCGCTGCGTGGGTTTCCAAAGCCACCACCGCGGCCGCGACTCCAGTCCCTAAGTTCCGACGATGAGCAGGCCCTCTATGGTGCTACTGACAAGCCATTTCGGGATTTTCTGTTTGCTGCCATTCACACAGGCCTGAGGCCCTTCTGCGAACTGGCGAAGCTTCGTGTTTGCGACGTGGAGTTGCAATCAGGCGGGATGCTTTGGCGAGTTTATTCAACCAAGACAAAGAAGGCCCGCAAGATTCCTGTCCGATCAGAAGTGGCCAAGTTGGTGATGTGGCGAGTAGGTACCGCCGCAAAAGATGCCCCTTTGCTCCCTAATCCACAAGGAAGGCCTTGGAATAAGGTTACCGGCAGAATGAGATTTTCGAAAATGAGGAAGGACTTAGGCTGGGATACCGATCCGGTTCGCAAAGGCTATTCTTGTTACACCTGCCGTCATACGTTTGCCCATCGCTTGCTCTCCGGGTATTGGAACAACGGCGCGGGTTGCACGATTGAGACATTGGCCGAGCTGATGGGCAACACGCCTCAAGTGGCGTTTGCTCACTATGGCCGGGAATGGGGCAAGCACTATCAGGACCCCCTGTGGGCCGCGATTGGCTGTAGTCGAGTATTGGACTGA
- a CDS encoding sulfatase family protein produces the protein MRLLHRLATLIIAAGLFCVPFMPVFAEQKPDSGRVPNIVLILADDLGYGDVQCLNPERGKIKTPQLDRLAAEGMTFTDAHSGSSVCTPTRYGVLTGRYAWRTRLQSSVLDGYVQPLIAAQRLTVPALLKQHGYHTACIGKWHLGYTIDGADKSGGGKGQFAGAPLGAVTKDGPISRGFDQFVGFHHARMMKSVFANDRVAEIVEPVDMLPRITRASAEYIAERARTKEPFFLYLALNSPHTPIVPSKEWQGKSGLGQYGDFVMETDWAVGEVLAALERAGIAQNTLVVFTSDNGCSPQAGTDKLEKDGHFASAGFRGYKADIWDGGHRVPFLVRWPGKVRSASTSAQLICHTDLMATCAEILSAQLPETAGEDSVSILPALLGKDSAPLREAVVHHSINGRFAIRQGAWKLALCPGSGGWGKPGDAGAKKQSLPDVQLYNLSTDSGEAKNLQAEQPEVVQRLTRLLDRYIAEGRSTPGQVQANDTEVVVRKANSRAAKD, from the coding sequence ATGCGTTTGCTACACAGATTAGCTACACTAATCATTGCTGCTGGCCTGTTTTGCGTACCGTTTATGCCGGTTTTCGCCGAACAGAAGCCAGATTCTGGCCGTGTACCTAATATAGTGCTGATACTTGCGGACGATTTGGGTTATGGCGATGTGCAGTGCCTCAATCCTGAGCGGGGGAAAATCAAGACCCCTCAACTCGATCGGTTGGCTGCGGAGGGGATGACATTTACTGATGCCCACAGTGGTTCGTCCGTTTGCACGCCCACCCGTTATGGAGTTCTCACTGGTCGTTATGCCTGGCGCACGCGTTTGCAGAGTAGTGTGCTGGATGGATATGTGCAGCCGTTAATCGCTGCCCAGCGACTGACAGTCCCCGCGCTATTAAAGCAGCACGGCTATCACACGGCCTGCATTGGCAAATGGCACCTGGGCTACACCATCGACGGCGCGGACAAGAGTGGTGGCGGCAAAGGGCAATTTGCAGGGGCACCGCTGGGAGCGGTTACCAAGGACGGTCCCATTTCGCGCGGATTCGACCAGTTCGTTGGTTTTCATCATGCCCGTATGATGAAGTCCGTCTTTGCCAACGATCGTGTGGCAGAAATCGTTGAACCGGTCGATATGCTTCCTCGCATTACGCGGGCATCAGCCGAGTACATAGCGGAGCGGGCGCGAACGAAGGAGCCGTTCTTTCTTTACCTGGCGTTGAACTCGCCACATACGCCCATCGTGCCGTCAAAGGAGTGGCAAGGTAAGAGCGGACTCGGCCAGTATGGCGACTTTGTGATGGAAACCGATTGGGCCGTAGGCGAAGTTCTTGCTGCGCTCGAAAGGGCGGGGATCGCCCAGAATACATTGGTGGTTTTCACCAGCGACAATGGCTGCTCGCCGCAGGCAGGAACTGACAAGCTGGAAAAAGATGGGCACTTTGCGAGTGCAGGATTTCGAGGTTACAAGGCAGATATTTGGGACGGTGGGCATCGCGTGCCGTTTCTGGTTCGTTGGCCGGGCAAGGTGCGATCTGCGTCCACGTCTGCACAATTGATCTGTCATACCGATCTCATGGCGACCTGCGCCGAGATTCTCAGTGCCCAGTTGCCCGAGACTGCGGGTGAGGACAGTGTGAGTATTCTGCCGGCATTGCTGGGTAAAGATTCGGCACCCTTGCGCGAAGCAGTGGTTCATCACAGCATCAACGGCCGATTTGCAATCCGACAAGGAGCATGGAAACTCGCGCTATGTCCTGGCAGTGGCGGCTGGGGTAAGCCTGGGGATGCGGGAGCCAAGAAGCAAAGCCTTCCTGACGTGCAACTGTACAACCTGAGTACCGACAGCGGCGAGGCGAAGAACCTGCAGGCCGAGCAGCCTGAAGTTGTGCAGCGATTGACCCGGTTGCTGGATCGATACATCGCTGAGGGGCGCAGTACTCCCGGACAGGTGCAGGCCAATGATACCGAAGTTGTCGTTAGGAAAGCAAACTCGCGAGCCGCGAAGGATTAA
- a CDS encoding alpha/beta hydrolase gives MNRLLVLFTLATLIVTNSEWLNAEEALVYKKVGDRELKLFVEKPADWKLGDKRPAIVFFFGGGWVGGSPSQFAKQSEYLATRGMVGVRVEYRVIPKGEKGPPLVCCADAKSAIRYVRSHAAELGIDASRIAAAGGSAGGHLAAFTGLVKGLDDSQDDLTVSCQPNALVLFNPVFNNGPGQWGHERVGQRYLEFSPAHHVTRDAPPTIVFLGDSDKLIPVSVLRDFEGEMKKLGARCDARVYPNAAHGFFNRDPHFTLTLIETDKFLTSLKWIEGSPTLKLPSP, from the coding sequence ATGAATCGCTTACTTGTACTCTTCACTCTCGCCACTTTGATTGTCACCAATAGCGAATGGCTGAACGCGGAAGAAGCGCTTGTCTATAAGAAGGTAGGCGATCGCGAGTTGAAGTTGTTCGTCGAGAAGCCGGCCGACTGGAAGTTGGGTGATAAACGTCCGGCGATAGTCTTCTTTTTTGGTGGCGGTTGGGTGGGAGGTTCGCCGAGTCAATTTGCTAAACAGAGCGAGTATCTGGCGACGCGCGGGATGGTCGGCGTGCGAGTTGAGTATCGAGTGATTCCCAAAGGCGAGAAAGGCCCGCCGCTTGTCTGCTGTGCCGATGCCAAGTCAGCGATCCGCTATGTTCGCTCGCATGCAGCTGAGTTGGGGATCGATGCGAGTCGCATTGCTGCCGCGGGAGGTTCTGCGGGTGGTCATCTCGCCGCGTTCACAGGTTTGGTGAAGGGACTGGATGATTCTCAGGATGATCTCACCGTGTCCTGCCAGCCAAATGCACTCGTGCTGTTCAATCCGGTCTTCAACAATGGCCCAGGCCAGTGGGGACACGAGCGTGTTGGCCAGAGGTACTTGGAGTTCTCACCGGCCCATCACGTGACGCGGGATGCTCCGCCGACCATCGTGTTCCTGGGTGACTCGGACAAGCTCATTCCTGTGAGCGTGCTCCGGGACTTTGAAGGCGAAATGAAGAAGTTAGGAGCTCGCTGCGATGCGCGTGTTTATCCCAACGCCGCGCATGGCTTCTTCAACCGTGACCCGCACTTCACACTCACCCTGATTGAGACGGACAAGTTTCTGACTTCGCTGAAGTGGATTGAGGGCTCACCGACATTGAAGCTACCATCGCCGTGA
- a CDS encoding AIPR family protein — protein MTTITLRARFARRLPDPTMKGSERHVLLCPIEEIPDDIPVDDANVRPQNENKRVYKEVEKHLRNESGERNTFHLKNKGITVLAQEVKRQNDEDPTQILFTHKNQGIVDGGHTYKIIRNNRERIKEHNAMIAASSSLTDQDKEAMYIRQFVKLEVLTGLNASLTSEIARGLNTAVQVQEQTLANFDGKFDWIKAVLKDEPYLKEIAFRENEDQDMDVGDVLRILELFNIHDYPVEGNKHPTRAYTGKENVLNSHVRNPIPLKQLEPILKDILVLHDTISLEARNLWNKGGANRKGAALAFMETVNRENDTKEKKQPPFDFPFIGKTGDCRMYRGALFPLLAAFRATVVKDVTGKCRWQKGFDQTLTLWRTLAEQLMEATIETSRELGRNPDAIGKSSNHWKNLFNEVMIRQMRLLSTT, from the coding sequence ATGACTACTATCACTCTGCGCGCACGCTTTGCGCGGCGACTCCCAGACCCAACCATGAAAGGGTCGGAGCGCCATGTCCTCCTCTGTCCGATCGAGGAGATTCCAGACGACATCCCGGTAGACGATGCGAACGTCCGCCCGCAGAACGAAAATAAGCGGGTCTACAAGGAAGTCGAGAAGCACCTTCGCAACGAAAGCGGCGAGCGGAACACGTTCCACCTGAAAAACAAGGGGATCACGGTCCTTGCTCAGGAGGTCAAGCGCCAAAACGACGAGGACCCGACGCAGATTCTGTTCACGCACAAGAATCAGGGAATCGTTGACGGTGGCCACACGTATAAGATCATCCGGAATAACAGGGAGCGGATCAAAGAGCACAACGCAATGATCGCCGCCAGTTCTTCTCTGACCGATCAGGATAAGGAGGCGATGTACATCCGCCAGTTCGTGAAGCTGGAAGTCTTGACCGGGCTTAATGCGAGCCTGACTTCGGAGATCGCCCGCGGCCTGAACACCGCCGTTCAGGTGCAGGAACAAACTCTGGCGAATTTCGACGGCAAATTCGACTGGATCAAGGCCGTGCTTAAGGATGAGCCGTACCTGAAGGAAATCGCTTTCCGCGAGAACGAAGATCAGGACATGGACGTCGGCGATGTCCTCCGTATCCTTGAGCTATTCAACATCCATGACTATCCGGTCGAAGGCAATAAGCATCCGACGCGCGCTTACACCGGTAAGGAGAATGTCCTCAACAGTCACGTGAGGAATCCCATTCCGTTGAAGCAATTGGAGCCGATCCTGAAGGACATCCTCGTCCTCCACGACACGATCAGCCTGGAAGCTCGCAACCTGTGGAACAAGGGCGGGGCGAATCGCAAAGGTGCGGCTCTCGCATTCATGGAAACCGTCAATCGAGAGAACGACACTAAGGAAAAGAAGCAACCGCCGTTTGATTTTCCGTTCATCGGAAAAACTGGCGACTGCCGCATGTACCGCGGTGCATTGTTCCCCCTGCTGGCCGCATTTCGGGCAACGGTTGTGAAAGATGTCACCGGCAAGTGTCGCTGGCAGAAGGGTTTTGATCAGACACTAACACTGTGGCGCACGCTGGCTGAGCAGCTGATGGAGGCCACAATTGAAACCAGCCGTGAGCTCGGGCGGAATCCAGATGCGATCGGAAAAAGTTCCAACCACTGGAAGAATCTCTTCAACGAAGTGATGATCCGCCAGATGCGGTTGCTTAGCACGACTTAG
- a CDS encoding tyrosine-type recombinase/integrase — translation MGRKRKVRRQQHGSVWHWKQTDAWYYTLPGTKKRMPLFDEQGERIKGLARRDGAERAFAKIKVTLADNGPGYVPEGEWIVARVCSDYLQYCERGVSKATTSAGHHRSAKMWLNDLCAYCGALPVSQLKKGHITTWIESHSSWRSTETHRGVLSIVLAAFNRTEEMFGVANPLKGLKKPTPKPRLQSISPDDEQVIYDNLEPQFRNFLFAAVHTGLRPFCELAQLKAEHIEQTPRGMMWRVYSSKTKKTRKIPVRPEVAQLATQLLKDAPPGSNLPLFRNTKGGQWKRMTGVVRFGNLRKKLKWDQDPVRSKYTCYTCRHTFVHRMLSGYWTNGVGCSIETVAELIGDTPKVAFDHYGREWGQHYQAPLWAAIGEQPKPQNIPKPKGTKAGKKVRA, via the coding sequence GTGGGTAGAAAACGCAAGGTGCGACGCCAACAGCACGGCTCGGTTTGGCACTGGAAGCAAACGGACGCTTGGTACTACACATTGCCGGGCACGAAGAAGCGAATGCCGCTATTCGACGAACAGGGTGAACGGATTAAGGGGCTGGCAAGGCGAGACGGGGCAGAGCGCGCGTTTGCCAAGATCAAGGTAACTCTGGCCGACAACGGTCCAGGCTACGTCCCCGAGGGGGAGTGGATCGTCGCTCGCGTTTGCTCAGACTACCTCCAGTACTGCGAACGGGGCGTTTCCAAGGCGACCACCAGTGCAGGGCACCACCGCAGCGCGAAGATGTGGCTCAACGACCTTTGTGCCTACTGCGGCGCCCTCCCTGTTTCGCAACTCAAGAAGGGACACATCACGACTTGGATCGAATCCCACTCATCGTGGCGCAGCACCGAGACGCATCGAGGGGTCTTATCCATCGTGCTGGCAGCCTTCAATCGGACCGAAGAAATGTTCGGGGTGGCGAATCCGCTCAAGGGGCTCAAGAAGCCAACGCCCAAGCCCCGCCTGCAATCGATCAGCCCAGATGATGAGCAGGTGATTTACGACAACCTGGAACCGCAGTTCCGAAACTTTCTGTTCGCGGCCGTTCATACCGGACTGCGGCCCTTTTGCGAACTCGCCCAACTGAAGGCCGAGCATATCGAACAGACCCCGCGAGGGATGATGTGGCGTGTCTATTCCAGCAAGACGAAGAAAACTCGTAAGATTCCCGTCCGCCCCGAAGTGGCACAGCTTGCCACGCAGCTTCTGAAGGACGCGCCGCCCGGTTCTAACCTGCCATTGTTTCGAAACACCAAGGGTGGGCAATGGAAGCGGATGACGGGCGTGGTGAGGTTTGGCAACCTGCGCAAGAAGTTGAAATGGGACCAGGACCCGGTTCGTAGCAAATACACCTGCTACACCTGCCGACATACGTTTGTGCATCGGATGCTTTCGGGTTACTGGACCAATGGCGTCGGCTGTTCGATCGAGACAGTTGCGGAACTAATTGGGGATACTCCGAAGGTTGCTTTCGACCACTACGGTCGCGAATGGGGGCAGCATTATCAGGCTCCGCTTTGGGCTGCAATCGGTGAACAACCTAAGCCGCAGAACATCCCCAAGCCAAAGGGAACCAAAGCTGGCAAGAAGGTGCGCGCATGA
- a CDS encoding MerR family transcriptional regulator, producing MEDAYLKPTDAARRLGISVTTFYDWLGQSDYGLLEIRGERVRIDYLQGGAKGQGRIRIATSEVERIVELMRVQPKHLPERRPPVQRAAFPGITVPLGKPREA from the coding sequence GTGGAAGATGCATACTTAAAACCAACCGATGCCGCGCGCCGGCTCGGCATCTCGGTTACTACGTTCTACGACTGGCTTGGGCAGTCGGACTACGGGCTGCTTGAAATCCGTGGGGAACGAGTGCGGATTGACTATCTGCAAGGAGGTGCTAAAGGGCAAGGTCGTATTCGAATTGCGACGAGCGAAGTCGAACGCATTGTCGAACTGATGCGGGTGCAACCAAAACATCTTCCCGAGCGCCGACCCCCGGTACAGCGTGCCGCATTTCCGGGAATCACGGTACCGTTGGGTAAGCCACGAGAAGCTTGA
- a CDS encoding IS110 family RNA-guided transposase encodes MWHIGIDLHRQSVVVGAVQDSGEVRPVRRFACSEVESIVSFFTELRPFRAVIEATGTYRWLYSVLSPLGTVLLAHPLRLRAMLQRRSKTDRLDAMLLANLLRINQIPLAHIPDESYQRLRDLTRHRSRLVHAQVEGKNLLRWLLARHNVTAPYKYPFGPRGLYWFSRLDLGGADNQVRDELLERHAHYERQLKLIDARLETMRDEFPECQALLELHGIGTFTALVLIAEWGDVTRFRTAKQAAAYTGLTARVEQSGTHCHHGHITKQGSPWMRWVLIEAAMKIVGHDVALANFYTRIRKRASAKIARVAVARKLAEICWKRLRRWQADHQAAAKEVAMPV; translated from the coding sequence ATGTGGCACATCGGTATTGATCTGCATCGGCAGAGCGTTGTCGTTGGGGCGGTCCAGGATTCGGGCGAGGTGCGACCGGTCAGACGTTTTGCCTGTTCCGAAGTGGAGAGCATCGTCAGCTTTTTCACAGAACTGCGCCCTTTCCGAGCCGTAATCGAAGCGACCGGAACCTATCGCTGGCTTTACTCCGTCCTATCGCCACTGGGAACTGTCCTGTTAGCGCACCCGCTGCGGTTGCGGGCCATGTTGCAGCGGCGCAGCAAGACGGACCGCTTGGATGCGATGCTGCTCGCGAACCTATTGCGGATCAACCAGATCCCGCTGGCTCACATTCCTGACGAGTCGTACCAACGGTTGCGCGACCTGACCCGGCATCGAAGTCGCCTCGTGCATGCGCAGGTCGAAGGCAAGAATCTCTTGCGCTGGCTGCTGGCGCGTCATAACGTCACAGCCCCTTACAAGTATCCTTTCGGGCCACGGGGCTTGTACTGGTTTAGTCGGCTTGATCTCGGCGGAGCGGACAACCAGGTGCGTGACGAATTGCTGGAGCGGCATGCGCACTACGAACGCCAACTCAAACTGATTGACGCCAGGCTGGAGACGATGCGCGATGAGTTTCCCGAATGCCAGGCCCTCTTGGAGTTGCACGGCATCGGCACCTTCACCGCGCTGGTGCTAATCGCCGAATGGGGCGACGTCACGCGTTTTCGCACGGCCAAGCAGGCTGCGGCGTACACGGGTTTGACGGCCCGGGTCGAACAATCAGGAACTCATTGCCATCACGGTCACATTACCAAGCAAGGCTCGCCCTGGATGCGTTGGGTGTTGATCGAGGCCGCCATGAAGATCGTGGGGCACGACGTGGCGCTGGCGAACTTCTATACCCGGATTCGGAAACGCGCGAGCGCCAAGATCGCTCGGGTGGCAGTCGCCCGCAAACTGGCAGAGATCTGCTGGAAGCGATTGCGGCGTTGGCAAGCCGACCACCAGGCAGCTGCGAAGGAGGTGGCCATGCCTGTATGA